Proteins found in one Thermus hydrothermalis genomic segment:
- a CDS encoding NADH-quinone oxidoreductase subunit J: protein MSPWEALAILLLLATGFLVVTLRNAIHAALALIANFLVLAGVYVALDARFLGFIQIIVYAGAIVVLFLFVIMLLFAAQGEVGFDPLVRSKPLAALLSLGVAGVLLSGLLGLKLALTQDLQGGLPQALGPLLYGDWLLVLLAVGFLLMAATVVAVALVQPSRPLDALRPEERKEEVLR from the coding sequence GTGAGCCCCTGGGAAGCCTTGGCCATCCTTTTGCTCCTCGCCACCGGGTTTCTAGTGGTAACCCTGAGAAACGCCATCCACGCTGCCTTGGCCCTCATCGCCAACTTCCTGGTCCTGGCCGGGGTGTACGTGGCCCTGGACGCCCGCTTTCTCGGGTTCATCCAGATCATCGTCTACGCCGGGGCCATCGTGGTCCTCTTCCTTTTCGTCATCATGCTCCTCTTCGCCGCCCAAGGCGAGGTGGGCTTTGACCCCTTGGTGCGCTCCAAGCCCCTGGCCGCCCTCCTCTCCCTCGGGGTGGCGGGGGTCCTCCTCTCCGGGCTCTTGGGCCTGAAGCTCGCCCTCACCCAGGACCTACAGGGAGGGCTTCCCCAGGCCTTGGGCCCCCTCCTCTACGGGGACTGGCTCCTCGTGCTCCTCGCCGTGGGCTTCCTCCTCATGGCGGCCACGGTGGTGGCGGTGGCCTTGGTGCAACCCAGCCGTCCCCTAGACGCCCTGCGCCCCGAAGAGCGCAAGGAGGAGGTGCTCCGATGA
- the nuoK gene encoding NADH-quinone oxidoreductase subunit NuoK, whose translation MSYLFASALLFALGVYGVLTRRTAILVFLSIELMLNAANLSLVGFAKAHGLEGQVAALMVIAIAAAEVAVGLGLIVAIFRHRESTAVDDLSELRG comes from the coding sequence ATGAGCTACCTTTTCGCCTCCGCCCTCCTCTTCGCCCTCGGGGTCTATGGCGTCCTCACCCGCAGGACCGCCATCCTGGTCTTCCTCTCCATTGAGCTCATGCTGAACGCCGCCAACCTTTCCCTGGTGGGCTTCGCCAAGGCCCATGGACTGGAAGGGCAGGTGGCCGCCCTCATGGTCATCGCCATCGCCGCCGCGGAGGTGGCGGTGGGCCTCGGACTCATCGTGGCCATCTTCCGCCACCGGGAAAGCACCGCGGTGGACGACCTATCGGAGCTTAGGGGGTAA
- the nuoL gene encoding NADH-quinone oxidoreductase subunit L, with protein MALLSTILLPLLGFALLGLFGKRMREPLPGVIASALVLLSFLVGVGLLLGGGARFEAEWLPGIPFSLLLDNLSGFMLLIVTGVGFLIHVYAIGYMHGDPGYSRFFAYFNLFIAMMLTLVLADSYPVMFIGWEGVGLASFLLIGFWYKNAQYADSARKAFIVNRIGDLGFLLGMAILWALYGTLSISELKEALEGPLKNPSLLALAGLFLFLGAVGKSAQVPLMVWLPDAMAGPTPVSALIHAATMVTAGVYLIARSSFLYSVLPDVSYAIAVIGLLTAFYGALSAFGQTDIKKIVAYSTISQLGYMFLAAGVGAYWVALFHVFTHAFFKALLFLASGSVIHALGGEQDVRRMGGLWRHLPLTRWHGLIGALALGGLPLLSGFWSKDAILTATLTYPFGGVGFYVGALLVAVLTAMYAMRWFVLVFLGEERGHHHPHEAPAVMLWPNHLLALGSVLAGYLALPHPLPNVLEPFLKPALAEVEAHHLSLGAEWGLIALSALVALLGLWLGYTFFQRKTFPAWYLAFERASRESFYVDQIYNALLVNPLKALAEALLQGDFGLLKGYFGLGGAVRDLGQGVARLQAGYLRVYALLFVLGVLVLLGVMRW; from the coding sequence ATGGCGCTTCTATCCACCATCCTCCTGCCCCTTTTGGGCTTTGCCCTCCTGGGGCTTTTCGGCAAACGGATGCGGGAACCCCTTCCCGGGGTCATCGCCTCCGCCCTCGTGCTCCTCTCCTTCCTGGTGGGCGTGGGCCTCCTCCTTGGAGGTGGGGCCCGCTTTGAGGCGGAGTGGCTTCCCGGCATCCCCTTTAGCCTCCTTTTGGACAACCTCTCGGGCTTCATGCTCCTCATCGTCACCGGGGTGGGCTTCCTCATCCACGTCTACGCCATCGGCTACATGCACGGGGACCCGGGCTATAGCCGCTTCTTCGCCTACTTCAACCTCTTCATCGCCATGATGCTCACCCTGGTCCTGGCGGATAGCTACCCGGTGATGTTCATCGGCTGGGAAGGGGTGGGCCTGGCGAGCTTCCTCCTCATCGGCTTCTGGTACAAGAACGCCCAGTACGCCGATAGCGCCCGCAAGGCCTTCATCGTGAACCGCATCGGCGACCTGGGCTTCCTCCTGGGCATGGCCATCCTCTGGGCCCTCTATGGGACGCTCTCCATCTCCGAGCTCAAGGAGGCCTTGGAAGGCCCCCTGAAGAACCCCTCCCTCCTGGCCCTGGCGGGGCTTTTCCTCTTCCTGGGGGCCGTGGGGAAAAGCGCCCAGGTGCCCCTCATGGTCTGGCTTCCCGACGCCATGGCCGGCCCCACCCCGGTTTCCGCCCTCATCCACGCCGCCACCATGGTGACCGCCGGGGTTTACCTCATCGCCCGGAGCTCCTTCCTCTATAGCGTTCTGCCCGACGTTTCCTACGCCATCGCCGTCATCGGCCTCCTCACCGCCTTCTACGGGGCCCTTTCCGCCTTCGGGCAGACCGACATCAAGAAAATCGTGGCCTACTCCACCATCAGCCAGCTCGGGTACATGTTCCTGGCGGCGGGGGTGGGGGCCTACTGGGTGGCGCTCTTCCACGTCTTCACCCACGCCTTCTTCAAGGCCCTCCTCTTCCTGGCCTCGGGGAGCGTGATCCACGCCCTGGGCGGGGAACAGGACGTGCGCCGGATGGGCGGGCTCTGGCGGCACCTGCCCCTGACCCGTTGGCACGGGCTCATCGGCGCCCTAGCCCTGGGGGGCTTACCCCTCCTTTCGGGCTTCTGGTCCAAGGACGCCATCCTCACCGCCACCCTCACCTACCCCTTCGGCGGGGTGGGCTTCTACGTGGGGGCGCTCTTGGTGGCGGTCCTCACCGCCATGTACGCCATGCGCTGGTTCGTCCTGGTCTTCCTGGGGGAGGAAAGGGGCCACCACCACCCCCACGAGGCCCCGGCGGTGATGCTTTGGCCCAACCACCTCCTGGCCCTGGGCTCGGTGCTTGCGGGCTACCTGGCCCTGCCCCATCCCCTGCCCAATGTGCTGGAGCCCTTCCTGAAGCCGGCTTTGGCGGAGGTGGAGGCCCACCACCTCTCCTTGGGGGCCGAGTGGGGCCTCATCGCCCTCTCCGCCCTGGTGGCCCTACTGGGGCTTTGGCTCGGCTACACCTTCTTCCAACGGAAAACCTTCCCCGCCTGGTACCTGGCCTTTGAGCGGGCGAGCCGGGAAAGCTTCTACGTGGACCAGATCTATAACGCCCTCCTGGTGAACCCCCTGAAGGCCCTGGCCGAAGCCCTCCTTCAGGGGGATTTCGGGCTCCTCAAGGGGTACTTTGGCCTTGGGGGTGCGGTGCGGGACCTGGGGCAGGGCGTGGCCCGGCTCCAGGCGGGCTACCTTAGGGTGTACGCCCTCCTCTTCGTGCTGGGCGTCCTTGTCCTCCTGGGGGTGATGCGGTGGTAG
- a CDS encoding complex I subunit 4 family protein, with protein MVVLAILLPILFGVLLLLGAPRALGVLGALASFALNLALFLAQRGGESFAVSLPLLPGAGVYWAFALDGLSALFFLTVGLTVLLGALVARVEGRFLGLALLMEGLLLGLFSAQDLVVFYLFFEAALIPALLMLLFYGGEGRVRAIYTFLLFTLVGSLPMLAAILAVKALGGSPTFLLKDLLAHPVRGEAALWVFLGFALAFAIKTPLFPVHAWLPLFHRENHPSGLADAMGTLYKVGVFAFFRYAIPLAPEGFAELQGLLLFLAALSAVYGAWVAFSAKDFKTLLAYAGVSHMGVAALGVFSGTPEGALGGLYLLAASGVYTGGLFLLAGRLYERLHTLEIGRYRGLSHSAPGLAALALFLFLAMVGLPGLAGFPGELMTLLGAYKASPWLAGFAFLSVIASAAYALTAFQKTFWEEEGRQVADLGGEEWPFALLAVLALVLLGVFPGFFLQGLRPLAEAFARILGGGA; from the coding sequence GTGGTAGTCTTGGCCATCCTCCTACCCATCCTCTTTGGGGTGCTCCTCCTCTTGGGCGCCCCTAGGGCCTTGGGGGTCCTGGGGGCCTTGGCCTCCTTCGCCCTGAACCTGGCTCTTTTCCTGGCCCAAAGGGGCGGGGAAAGCTTCGCCGTAAGCCTGCCCCTCCTGCCGGGGGCGGGGGTCTACTGGGCCTTCGCCCTGGACGGGCTTTCCGCCCTCTTCTTCCTCACGGTGGGGCTCACCGTCCTCCTGGGGGCCCTCGTGGCCCGGGTGGAGGGGCGGTTTTTGGGCCTCGCCCTCCTCATGGAAGGGCTCCTTCTGGGCCTCTTCTCCGCCCAGGACCTGGTGGTCTTCTACCTCTTCTTTGAGGCGGCCCTGATCCCCGCCCTCCTCATGCTCCTCTTCTACGGGGGAGAAGGCAGGGTCAGGGCCATCTACACCTTCCTCCTCTTCACCCTGGTGGGCTCCTTGCCCATGCTGGCCGCCATCCTGGCGGTGAAGGCCTTGGGGGGAAGCCCCACCTTCCTCCTAAAGGACCTCCTCGCCCACCCCGTGCGGGGCGAGGCCGCCCTCTGGGTCTTCCTGGGCTTCGCCTTGGCCTTCGCCATCAAGACGCCCCTCTTCCCGGTGCACGCCTGGCTTCCCCTCTTCCACCGGGAAAACCACCCCTCGGGCCTGGCGGACGCCATGGGCACCCTGTACAAGGTGGGGGTCTTCGCCTTCTTCCGCTACGCCATCCCCCTAGCCCCCGAGGGCTTCGCCGAGCTCCAGGGGCTTCTCCTCTTCCTGGCGGCCCTTTCCGCGGTCTATGGGGCCTGGGTGGCCTTCTCCGCCAAGGACTTCAAGACCCTCCTCGCCTACGCCGGGGTTTCCCACATGGGGGTGGCGGCTTTAGGGGTCTTCTCCGGGACCCCGGAAGGGGCCCTAGGGGGGCTCTACCTCCTGGCGGCGAGCGGCGTCTACACGGGGGGGCTTTTCCTCTTGGCGGGGCGGCTTTATGAAAGGCTTCACACCCTGGAGATCGGGCGCTACCGGGGCCTCTCCCATAGCGCCCCGGGGCTTGCCGCCTTGGCCCTCTTCCTCTTCCTCGCCATGGTGGGGCTTCCCGGCCTCGCCGGCTTCCCCGGGGAGCTCATGACCCTGCTTGGGGCCTACAAGGCGAGCCCCTGGCTTGCGGGTTTCGCCTTCCTCTCGGTGATCGCCTCCGCCGCCTACGCCCTCACCGCCTTCCAGAAGACCTTCTGGGAGGAGGAGGGGAGGCAGGTGGCGGACCTTGGGGGGGAAGAGTGGCCCTTCGCCCTTCTGGCCGTTTTGGCCTTGGTCCTCCTGGGCGTCTTCCCGGGCTTTTTCCTACAGGGCCTTAGGCCCTTGGCGGAGGCCTTCGCCCGCATCCTCGGAGGTGGCGCATGA
- a CDS encoding NADH-quinone oxidoreductase subunit N: protein MTLLVLAGFSVVLTLLGFFVSVPAFKRLTILGLSLGLFALLLTWGRAEAFGPYQVDGVSRAFTLLALLGALWTVGLVRTRRFEFYLLVLYAATGMHLLASTKNLVLMLVALEALSLPLYALATWRRGAGLEAALKYFLLGALAAAFFLYGTALFYGATGSLLAGTPGEGPLYALALALLLVGLGFKVALAPFHFWTPDVYQGSPTPVVLFMATGVKAAAFAALLRVVAPGAGDALALLVALSVLIGNLAALSQKEAKRLLAYSSIAHAGYMALALYTGNAQALGFYLLTYVLATGLAFAVLSEVSPDQVPLERLKGLFHKDPLLGLSLFVAALSLLGLPPLAGFWGKYLVFTEAAKAGQWGLLVLALLTSAVSAYYYLGLALMVFQKGEAEAAPRPLARNVALLVALFLLLLGLFPGTVLPALAAG from the coding sequence ATGACGCTTTTGGTGCTGGCCGGCTTCTCGGTGGTCCTCACCCTTCTAGGCTTTTTCGTCTCCGTCCCCGCCTTCAAGCGGCTCACCATCCTGGGGCTTTCCCTGGGGCTATTTGCCCTCCTCCTCACCTGGGGGCGGGCGGAGGCCTTTGGGCCTTACCAGGTGGACGGCGTTTCCCGGGCCTTCACCCTCCTCGCCCTCCTGGGGGCCCTTTGGACCGTGGGGCTCGTGCGCACCCGGCGCTTTGAGTTCTACCTGCTCGTCCTCTACGCCGCCACGGGGATGCACCTCCTCGCCTCCACCAAGAACCTGGTCCTGATGCTGGTGGCCCTCGAGGCCCTCTCCCTTCCCCTCTACGCCCTCGCCACCTGGCGGCGGGGGGCGGGCCTCGAGGCGGCCCTCAAGTACTTCCTCCTGGGGGCCTTGGCCGCCGCCTTCTTCCTCTACGGCACCGCCCTCTTCTACGGGGCCACGGGAAGCCTCCTGGCGGGCACCCCCGGGGAAGGCCCCCTCTACGCCCTGGCCTTGGCCCTCCTCCTGGTGGGGCTCGGCTTCAAGGTGGCCCTGGCCCCCTTCCACTTCTGGACCCCGGACGTCTACCAGGGTAGCCCCACCCCGGTGGTCCTCTTCATGGCCACGGGGGTGAAGGCCGCCGCCTTCGCCGCCCTCCTCCGGGTGGTGGCCCCAGGGGCGGGGGACGCTTTGGCCCTCCTCGTGGCCCTTTCCGTGCTCATCGGCAACCTGGCCGCCCTGAGCCAGAAGGAGGCCAAGAGGCTTCTCGCCTACTCCTCCATCGCCCACGCCGGGTACATGGCCCTGGCCCTTTATACCGGGAACGCCCAGGCCTTGGGCTTTTACCTCCTCACCTACGTCCTGGCCACGGGCCTGGCCTTCGCCGTGCTCTCGGAGGTTTCCCCGGACCAGGTGCCCCTGGAGCGCCTCAAGGGCCTCTTCCACAAGGACCCCCTCCTGGGCCTAAGCCTCTTCGTGGCCGCCCTCTCCCTCCTGGGCCTACCCCCCTTGGCGGGCTTCTGGGGGAAGTACCTGGTCTTCACGGAGGCGGCCAAGGCGGGGCAGTGGGGGCTTTTGGTCCTGGCCCTCCTCACGAGCGCCGTGAGCGCCTACTACTACCTGGGCCTGGCCCTCATGGTCTTCCAAAAGGGCGAGGCGGAAGCCGCCCCCAGGCCCCTGGCCCGGAACGTGGCCCTTTTGGTGGCCCTTTTCCTCCTCCTCCTCGGGCTTTTCCCGGGAACCGTTCTTCCCGCCCTGGCGGCGGGCTAG
- the rocF gene encoding arginase, whose product MPPMERVAVVGVPMDLGAGRRGVDMGPSALRYARLLEELEALGYLVEDLGNVRVPVAETLRGRKGPYLEEIRQAALELQERLRALPEGVFPIVLGGDHSLSMGSVSGVAKGRLGVIWVDAHADFNTPETSPSGNIHGMPLAVLAGLGHARLTEVFRAVDPRDVVLIGVRSLDPGEKRLLREMGVRVYTMHEVDRLGIARIAEEALAYLDGLPLHVSLDADVLDPTLAPGVGTPVPGGLSYREAHLLMEILAQAGRVRSLDLVEVNPILDERNRTAEMMVGLALSLLGKRIL is encoded by the coding sequence ATGCCCCCCATGGAACGGGTAGCGGTGGTCGGGGTACCCATGGACCTGGGGGCGGGAAGGCGCGGGGTGGACATGGGGCCTTCCGCCCTGCGCTACGCCCGGCTTCTGGAGGAGCTGGAGGCCTTGGGCTACCTGGTGGAGGACCTCGGGAACGTGCGGGTGCCCGTGGCGGAAACCCTTAGGGGGCGCAAGGGGCCCTACCTGGAGGAGATCCGCCAGGCGGCCTTGGAACTCCAGGAGAGGCTCCGCGCCTTGCCCGAGGGAGTTTTCCCCATCGTTCTTGGGGGGGACCACTCCCTCTCCATGGGCTCCGTGTCCGGCGTGGCCAAGGGGAGGCTTGGCGTTATCTGGGTGGACGCCCACGCCGACTTCAACACCCCGGAAACGAGCCCTTCCGGGAACATCCACGGGATGCCCCTGGCGGTGCTCGCCGGGCTAGGCCACGCCCGGCTCACCGAGGTTTTCCGGGCGGTGGACCCGAGGGACGTGGTCCTCATCGGGGTGCGGAGCCTGGACCCCGGGGAAAAGCGGCTTTTGCGGGAGATGGGGGTTAGGGTTTACACCATGCACGAGGTGGACCGCCTGGGCATCGCCCGCATCGCCGAGGAGGCCTTGGCCTACCTGGATGGCCTTCCCCTTCACGTCTCCTTGGATGCGGACGTCCTGGACCCCACCCTGGCCCCCGGGGTGGGTACCCCGGTGCCGGGAGGGCTTAGCTACCGGGAGGCCCACCTCCTCATGGAAATCCTGGCCCAGGCGGGGCGGGTGAGAAGCCTGGACCTTGTGGAGGTGAACCCCATCCTGGACGAGCGGAACCGCACGGCGGAGATGATGGTGGGCCTGGCCCTAAGCCTTTTGGGGAAGCGGATCCTCTAG
- a CDS encoding DUF177 domain-containing protein, giving the protein MEQREVTSINLARILKEGGTARAVGVVREAFHVGEERFPLEGEATWKVAVSAVGGQEYWLSGEVEGVVLMECRRCLKPTPTHVHAHFQHLLRYQEGLKEVVFHEEEEEEYYTFGLPDLDLLPFLTEAFVTEMPYTVLCEEGCKGLCPVCGADRNLADCGHEVRLSHPFTGLKDLLPEL; this is encoded by the coding sequence ATGGAACAGCGCGAGGTGACCAGCATCAATCTAGCCCGCATTTTGAAGGAAGGAGGCACCGCCCGGGCCGTGGGCGTGGTGCGGGAGGCCTTCCATGTGGGCGAGGAGCGCTTCCCCTTGGAGGGCGAAGCCACCTGGAAGGTGGCGGTGTCTGCCGTGGGCGGCCAAGAGTACTGGCTTTCCGGCGAGGTAGAAGGGGTGGTCCTCATGGAGTGCCGCCGCTGCCTCAAGCCCACCCCCACCCACGTCCACGCCCACTTCCAGCACCTCCTCCGCTACCAGGAGGGCCTGAAGGAGGTGGTCTTCCACGAGGAGGAAGAGGAGGAGTACTACACCTTTGGCCTTCCCGACCTGGACCTCCTCCCCTTCCTCACGGAGGCCTTTGTCACGGAGATGCCCTACACGGTGCTTTGCGAGGAGGGGTGCAAGGGGCTTTGCCCGGTGTGCGGGGCCGACCGCAACCTGGCGGACTGCGGCCACGAGGTGAGGCTCTCCCACCCCTTCACGGGGCTTAAGGACCTCCTTCCCGAACTCTAG
- the rpmF gene encoding 50S ribosomal protein L32: MAKHPVPKKKTSKARRDARRSHHALTPPTLVPCPECKAMKPPHTVCPECGYYNGRKVLEV; encoded by the coding sequence ATGGCCAAGCACCCGGTACCTAAGAAGAAGACCTCCAAGGCGCGGCGCGACGCCCGCAGGAGCCACCACGCCCTGACCCCCCCGACCCTGGTTCCCTGCCCCGAGTGCAAGGCGATGAAGCCCCCGCACACCGTCTGCCCGGAGTGCGGCTACTACAACGGGCGCAAGGTCCTGGAGGTTTAG
- a CDS encoding beta-ketoacyl-ACP synthase III, with translation MSGILALGAYVPQRVMKNEEFEAYLDTSDEWIVTRTGIRERRIAAEDEYTSDLAFKAVEDLLARHPGALEGVDGVIVATNTPDALFPDTAALVQARFGLSAFAYDLLAGCPGWVYGLAQAHALVEAGLARKVLVVGAEALSKILDWNDRATAVLFGDAGGAAVVGKVREGFGFKSFVLGADGTGAKELYHACVAPRLPDGTSMRNRLYMNGREVFKFAVRVMNTATLEAIEKAGLTPEDIKAFVPHQANLRIIDAARERLGLPWERVVVNVDRYGNTSTASIPLALKEAVDAGRIREGDHVLLVSFGAGLTWAAAVLTWGGA, from the coding sequence ATGAGCGGCATCCTGGCCCTGGGGGCTTACGTGCCCCAAAGGGTCATGAAAAACGAGGAGTTTGAGGCCTACCTGGACACCTCCGACGAGTGGATCGTGACCCGCACGGGCATCCGGGAGCGGCGCATCGCCGCGGAGGACGAGTACACCTCGGACCTAGCCTTCAAGGCGGTGGAGGACCTCCTTGCCCGCCACCCGGGGGCCTTGGAAGGGGTGGACGGGGTCATCGTGGCCACCAACACGCCGGACGCCCTCTTCCCCGACACCGCCGCCTTGGTCCAAGCCCGCTTCGGCCTTTCCGCCTTCGCTTACGACCTCCTGGCGGGCTGCCCGGGATGGGTCTACGGCCTGGCCCAGGCCCACGCCCTGGTGGAGGCGGGCCTGGCCCGCAAGGTCCTGGTGGTGGGGGCCGAGGCCCTTTCCAAGATCCTGGACTGGAACGACCGGGCCACCGCCGTCCTCTTCGGGGATGCGGGGGGGGCTGCGGTGGTGGGGAAGGTGCGGGAAGGCTTCGGCTTCAAGTCCTTCGTCCTGGGGGCGGACGGCACCGGGGCCAAGGAGCTCTACCACGCCTGCGTGGCCCCTAGGCTACCCGACGGCACCTCCATGCGAAACCGCCTCTACATGAACGGGCGGGAGGTCTTCAAGTTCGCCGTGCGGGTGATGAACACCGCCACCCTCGAGGCCATAGAAAAGGCCGGCCTCACCCCCGAGGACATCAAGGCCTTCGTGCCCCACCAGGCCAACCTCCGCATCATTGACGCCGCCCGGGAGCGGCTTGGGCTCCCTTGGGAGCGGGTGGTGGTGAACGTGGACCGCTACGGGAACACCTCCACCGCCTCCATCCCCCTGGCCCTCAAGGAGGCGGTGGACGCTGGGCGCATCCGGGAGGGGGACCACGTGCTTTTGGTATCCTTCGGGGCCGGGCTCACCTGGGCGGCGGCGGTCCTCACCTGGGGGGGTGCCTGA
- the fabD gene encoding ACP S-malonyltransferase encodes MWAALFPGQGSQKVGMGKALYEAFLEAREVLDRAEAVLPGLLSLMWEGPEEALTLTENQQPALLAVGYAAYRAYLAQGGKPPALAAGHSLGEWTAHVAAGTLELEDALRLVRLRGRYMQEAVPPGQGAMAAILKLPLEEIQAALQGLEGVEIANLNAPEQTVISGRKEAVEKAAERLKALRARVVFLPVSAPFHSSLMAPARERLARELEGVPFRKPLFPVYSNVTAQPVEDPGAIKELLLQQITAPVRWVEILKDMERQGVRRFLEFGSGEVLKGLVGRTLEGAEVLSVTDPETLRKALEVQDA; translated from the coding sequence ATGTGGGCGGCCCTCTTCCCGGGGCAGGGCTCGCAGAAGGTGGGCATGGGGAAAGCCCTCTACGAGGCCTTCCTCGAGGCCCGGGAGGTCCTGGACCGGGCGGAGGCGGTCCTGCCGGGCCTCCTTTCCCTCATGTGGGAAGGCCCCGAGGAGGCCCTCACCCTCACGGAAAACCAGCAACCCGCCCTCCTCGCCGTGGGCTACGCCGCCTACCGGGCCTACCTGGCCCAAGGGGGCAAACCCCCCGCCCTGGCCGCCGGGCACTCCTTGGGGGAGTGGACGGCCCACGTGGCCGCCGGCACCCTGGAGCTGGAAGACGCCTTAAGGCTTGTGCGCCTCCGGGGGCGGTACATGCAGGAGGCGGTACCCCCGGGCCAGGGGGCCATGGCCGCCATCCTCAAGCTCCCCTTGGAGGAGATCCAGGCCGCTTTGCAGGGCCTGGAAGGGGTGGAGATCGCCAACCTCAACGCCCCCGAGCAGACGGTGATTTCGGGGAGAAAGGAGGCGGTGGAAAAGGCGGCGGAAAGGCTTAAGGCCCTCAGGGCCCGCGTGGTCTTCCTCCCCGTTTCCGCCCCCTTCCACTCCTCCCTCATGGCCCCCGCCCGGGAAAGGCTCGCCCGGGAGCTGGAAGGGGTTCCCTTCCGGAAGCCCCTCTTCCCCGTCTACTCCAACGTCACCGCCCAACCGGTGGAGGACCCCGGGGCCATCAAGGAGCTCCTTCTCCAGCAGATCACCGCCCCCGTGCGCTGGGTGGAGATCCTCAAGGACATGGAAAGGCAGGGTGTGCGCCGCTTTTTGGAGTTCGGGAGCGGGGAGGTGCTCAAAGGGCTCGTGGGCCGCACCCTGGAAGGGGCGGAGGTCCTTTCCGTTACCGACCCGGAAACCCTAAGGAAGGCTTTGGAGGTGCAGGATGCGTAA
- the fabG gene encoding 3-oxoacyl-[acyl-carrier-protein] reductase, giving the protein MRKALVTGASRGIGRAIALRLAQEGFALAIHYGQNREKAEEVAEEARRLGSPLVGVLGANLLEAEAVSALVHQAAELLGGLDTLVNNAGITRDTLLVRMKDEDWELVLEANLSAVFRTTREAIKLMMKARFGRIVNITSVVGLLGNPGQANYVASKAGLIGFTRAVAKEYAQRGITVNAVAPGFIETEMTAKLPQEVREAYLKQIPAGRFGRPEDVAEAVAFLVSERAGYITGQTLCVDGGLTPH; this is encoded by the coding sequence ATGCGTAAGGCGCTCGTCACCGGAGCGAGCCGGGGCATCGGCCGGGCCATCGCCCTCCGCCTGGCCCAGGAGGGTTTTGCCCTGGCCATCCACTACGGCCAAAACCGGGAAAAGGCGGAGGAGGTGGCGGAGGAGGCCCGCCGCCTGGGAAGCCCTTTGGTGGGCGTCCTGGGAGCGAACCTTTTGGAGGCGGAGGCGGTCAGCGCCTTGGTGCACCAGGCGGCGGAGCTTCTGGGAGGGCTAGACACCTTGGTGAACAACGCCGGCATCACCCGGGACACCCTCCTCGTGCGCATGAAGGACGAGGACTGGGAGCTGGTGCTGGAGGCCAACCTCTCCGCCGTCTTCCGCACCACCCGCGAGGCCATCAAGCTCATGATGAAGGCCCGCTTCGGGCGCATCGTGAACATCACCAGCGTGGTGGGGCTTTTGGGCAACCCGGGCCAGGCCAACTACGTGGCCTCCAAGGCGGGGCTCATCGGCTTTACCCGCGCCGTGGCCAAGGAGTACGCCCAGCGGGGCATCACGGTGAACGCCGTGGCCCCGGGGTTCATTGAAACGGAGATGACGGCAAAGCTCCCCCAAGAGGTGCGGGAGGCCTACCTGAAGCAGATCCCCGCTGGGCGCTTTGGCCGGCCCGAGGACGTGGCCGAGGCGGTGGCCTTCTTGGTCTCGGAAAGGGCGGGCTACATCACCGGCCAGACCCTTTGCGTGGACGGGGGGCTTACCCCCCACTAG
- the acpP gene encoding acyl carrier protein, protein MTEQEIFEKVKAVIADKLQVEPEKVTLEARFIEDLGADSLDTVELIMGLEDEFGLEISDEEAEKIRTVKDAVAYIKGKLGA, encoded by the coding sequence ATGACGGAGCAGGAAATCTTTGAAAAGGTCAAGGCGGTTATCGCGGACAAGCTCCAGGTGGAGCCGGAGAAGGTGACCCTCGAGGCCCGCTTCATTGAGGACCTGGGGGCGGACTCCCTGGACACCGTGGAGCTCATCATGGGCCTGGAGGACGAGTTCGGCCTGGAGATCTCCGACGAGGAGGCGGAGAAGATCCGCACCGTGAAGGATGCGGTGGCGTACATCAAGGGCAAGCTAGGAGCCTAG